One Primulina eburnea isolate SZY01 chromosome 4, ASM2296580v1, whole genome shotgun sequence genomic window, GACGGCTTGACTTTCACTGGAGCTGGGAGCATTGAAGGAAATGGCCAGAAGTGGTGATATACATTATGCATACATACAAAGAAATTAAGTTGTATCCCCCTCTGTGGGCGGTGATTAACAACTAATGAAATTGATTTCATTTGCATATATTTTCAGTTGATTCAGTTTTTCATGAGTTTGAGCTTGGTGGTGACCGGTTTGCGGATCCAAAACAGCCCACATTTTCACATGAAATTCGACGGATGTCAAGGTGTCCTAGTCGAGAAGATGTCGATTTCTTCCCCTAAGTTAAGCCCAAACACAGATGGAATACACATCGTGAACACCAAATCTGTTGGCATATACAACTCAGTCATAGACAATGGTAATCACACACAGACACACATATACATAAATCGATGCACAATTCAATGAACCAAAGAATTACTGATATGAATTAATCGACTGAGTCGTAAAATGCTTTACGAAACAGGGGATGATTGCATTTCAATAGGTCCAGGTTATTCAGATGTGGATGTAGAAGCCGGCACTTGTGGACCGAGTCACGGGATAAGGTATGTGGTAGCGCTGCTTTCATCACTCATGCTCGGAAGAACAACATTGAACTTTATTAATGTACCACGTAGTGCTTGCTACAATAATTTAAAAGATTCCTTGGCAAAAAATGCGGATTTCTTGCTTTTCGAGAGCAACGCGTTTGAAGTTGTAAAACAAGAGTCAAGAAACGTCGACAACAAAATCTTGAAAGAGGTAGGCGCGAAGTTAGAAGCCGATTTCAAGGTCTTGAAACATGCAATTTGCTCACCGAGACATAggaagaaaagaagaaaacgATGAGGCAAAGAAAGAAGCAAACCCACCTGAAGTGCGgtgttgtggtggtgcaatggTGGAAAGACGAAGACCGAGGCTCCAGAGTAAAGTTCCCCGCAGCAGAGTTAAAACCGATAAACTGCAACAAGCAGGAGGCAGAGAAGACAACAAGCAAATTTTTTGTTGGAATTTGCTCGGTGCAATGGTGTAAAGAAGAAGACGGAGGCTCCAAAACAATGGAAGACAAAAGGAAAACGAAGAGGGAAGAAGGAAACAAACAGAAACTGTAACCTGCAGGTGTGTGTTGCGATGGAGAGAAGAGCCCATCCCACTTGCTATTATCTCTGTACGTAGTGTGGTGGAAGAGCAGGCTAATGACACTTGTTATGGAAATTCCCGGCAACTTGCCACAAACTGGCCAAAAATGAATTATTCTCTCTTTTAGATATGTAGATgtagatatgtatatatattatcaatAACTAATGTTTGATCCAAGAGTCGAAAACGGATTATTTGGACCTTCATTTAGATGAGTTGAGAAATTATCAATTCAATACATTTATTTGGTGAGATGACGAGTCAACCTCTCAGTTTTAGTTAAACTAGTCGTAGCAGGACGAATTGAACTACAATCCTTCACAATCTAGCATTTGACAAAACGAACCTAATCCGATATCCTAATCTATTTTAACAACTCTACATATCATGCACACACTGTACATTGTTTTTTTATGAGAATCTTACATTTGATTTattcaatttatatatatatataaaccaaCACACTGCTATAAAATATTAACGCAATATAGTAATTATAAAAAATGTCAGATAGTAAatgataattataaaaattgtgAAGGGAAAAAATAACAGAGAACTTTgacaaataacaaaaaaaatatcattaacCACTATCATGTGACGCTTTATATTGTTATAGATTATCATTAAAACGTTAatgggattctttttttgtaacTAACTCGATTTTACAGATTTATATATGCAAAACTCAAAAGGAAATATTGAATCGAATCGAATATAAAATTAACTTATGGAACGAGCTTGTTTGCGTTAATCACATGCGTAGTTGGTGCTTCATCTTCATTGTGTTTCGGCTACAATCCTCTCCAATAAAAACAATATTGCAAATACACAACTAAATTTTAAAACCTCTGGTTCCGACAATAAAGATCGGGTATCAAAAATGTACTCAACTCGTATGCATACGTAGAGTGAACAACGAAACGCAGACTTGAACACCAACGCAAAGGTTTAATTTCAGACTAGGCATAGCTATTACAAGAACATCAGAAATAACAAAGTACTCGGTTCGAAAACAGGATTGAAATAATAGATCCAAAGTTTACATAACACACTGAAACTTGTCCATGAAAACAGCTCTTTATTAATTACCGAGTAGGTAGCAAATGATAAGGGACGATTCTCGCGGGTTCTCGAGGGTACAATTATAGGTAAGCTAAAACGAAAGCATAAAGCATCACCAGCTGCTTTCAGCCCTGAAGTCCAATGATACCTGCGAGACAACCGCGTGTGTTATTAAGGATATACCAACAAACAAGATTTAGTTTCAAATTAATTAGGATCGACCACGTTAGGTATCCATCTTCGGTTTAGCTCACATTATCGTAGACATCGAACTAATGCCACAGACTCGTTAGGAGCACAAGTACATAATATCACATGATAAGCAATTTCAAATTCCTCTTTTCTGACTGTTTATGCTGACAATTTGGTAGATCATGTATATTTGAAATGGAGGCGAGGATAAATTTTCTCACCGCAAGCAATCCTTCCACCAGCATTTCCAGTGCTTTTGCTAAGTTCGTGACCACCTGACTCAACAATGGGGGATTCATGAGATAATAACATATAGTCAGGAACATAAACAAAAACCATTGAAATCAAGGACAAAGGGAAAAATATGAGATTCCTGAAGTTTCATGGAGACTTCCAAATAGAAATCACATTTGCAAAAATTCAACTAATTCAAACAGATTGTTGAATTAGTTCTTTCAGGGAAATGGTGGGTTGTCTCATTATTGATCAACATAACAACAGAGAACTTGAGAATCGTATTCCGTTTTCTCTTTTCCTTGCCTCTCACTTTTTAAAATTAGTGAAATCAAAACACCACCTTTTCCAAGATCATCAGGATCAGCATGGACAACCACAGCTCTTCCAATTATGGAATGTGGTCCTGATAGTGGAATCTGaaacatgaaaaaaaaatgacCTTGAGACATTTAATgcagaaaaataaattaaattattcgtGTAAACTGGTAGCAAATAAAACACACCTGCTTGTCGACAATGGTGAAAGCAGCAGTTCCTGAAACGTTTTAGAAAGAAAAAGGAGGATTAGCATACAATCAGACTATCAGAGTCCTGAATGCAAGCAAGAATACCATGATAAGTAAGATGTTCAGATATCACACCGTCAGTCCGTCACAATAAATTTTCCAAATTGATAAAAATACTATGGCAGGgagaaaatatgaaaaaaaaaatctaaaggGGAAAAGCAAAAAACAATTTTTCCCTTTTTCCTAGTAAAATCTCAACTGATCTTCCCTTTATGAGTAATTACACACCACAATACTTTAAGACAATGAATGAGCAAACATTGAATTATTTATCATGAATGTGAAGGTACTCACCATCTTCTCCAACTGTAACATTCCCAAGGTCACCAGCATGACGAACTTCATCCCCAGGAGCACCATGCTCTTTGCCAGCTGGATTGAAATGAGGTCCTACAAtttaaattaacaaaatatgactATTCCAACAAAAGGAATATGTAAAACAAGAATAATATAGAGTGAAGCCAACAAATTCGTATCATATAAATACAGTAACTATGAAGACTGCAAGAGTAATTACCAGTTGACATACAGCCATTGGTGGTGTCACCAAGGGCGTGCACGTGAAAGCCGTGATGTCCAGGTTTAAGGCCAGAAAGGCGTCCAGTCACAGTAGTAGGACCTAAAGTACGAGACACAAACACTATAAGTTTCCTACTATTGAAGATAAATACATAATGGAACAGACCGTTATTTGCAAAAAATGAAAGCTACCATCTCCTTCCTGCAAAAAATGGACGGTGCCATTAACACCCTCGCTGCTGTTGAGAACTACAACTGCCTTCACCATGGTTGTATGTGATCTGAAACAATCAAAATAAGTTTTCCTAAATTGTCATATGTGGAAAACCAACAGAGACTATGCGACAAGTGAACTTTCAAGGATCCATAAGAACATGATTTCTCAAACTCGGTTATTGCATAAAAACTTCACAGGAAGACTTTGATAGTGTCACCACTGTCAAATGAAAACCATGCCAGCTGAAATTTTTACATTAAAATGAGGACGAAAATAGTGATCAACTTCTAAAAAGAAGCAAAATTACAATCATTTTATCGCCATCCACACTGCACATGAAATCTTGAGTTCGTTATCTGCTATAATTTGCAAGTAGCTCAAACCTTCAGGGTATTACAATAACAAACCATATTTCCCACAAAACAACATTTCCAGAAAGTTAAGTGCATCCTTCAGGCCGTGATCCTTAATTGAATTCTACCATAAAACTCGATTCTCTTTTCAAGAGAAATACAATTCTCAAAATAACATGGGCAACACCTAATCTTAATTCAAACAAGCCAAACCCGATTAACACGACTAAGCGAATCAAACGTACCATCAGATCAATAATAATAAAGCTGATAATGAGCTCAAACTAAGGTTAATCAACCAAAAACCATACAAAAACTAATTACGTCAAAATAACAGGAAATGAGAAACTCTTGCTCAGAAAACTATCCCCCAAAACTGATCCTACCCAAATGAAATGTCAAACAACACAAATCATAAATAACACAATCAGACACAACAGATCAACGAGCTTGGAGATCAAGATCGTGTGAATCCGAGAGTCAAACTAAGACAACCAGGACCGGAAACATAATCCATCAAACCTAAAACATAAACTAAAAGTAAAGGGGAAAAAAAGAAGCAAATCGCGATACAAGAACAAAAACAACAGAAGCAGATTTATCAGAAACGATAGTGGAAATCTAATCGAGAAAAGTGAACGATAAACAAGTGAATTACACTTCTTCACTCTTAAGAAATTTTACCTCAGAACGCCCCTTTCTGCAACAGAGAGTAGATAGATCGCAGAGTAGATTGAAGATTGTAGCTCAAATTCCCCCAAATCGATGGAATGAATAGGCTGTACTGGTAGGTGGCGATTTATAGGAAATTcaactttatttatttattgtttatttttcctttaaatttgaaaaatagaAACCGGTAGCGGTATTTTTTGGAACATTATTTTTTGGTTGACCGCGTGAGGCGCGTGTCGCGACCTCATCGAGTCCAGCCCGCCAGCTTTCTAGAAGGTTCATCGAGTCCATTTGGCATATGTAAACAATTTTTTAAAGAACAATTATTATGAGATAATTCACAGAAGACTACGTGAAACTAAACTTAGatatccaaattaatcatttcTGAAACGTCGTTTTTCGCACCCCAAATACAACATTagttgaaaaaaattattttgacgtTCAAAACGTTATTTGAGCGTTGTATGAAATCAAAACATTCATAAAATGTttagaatatttattttgtgtTCTAAACACTGGATGCTAAACTATTTTGGATCTTTTTGTAATTATCTACAAACAGATTTTTCTCTTTTGATCGTTTAATCAAGTCTACGAACCGATAGTGCACTCATGGTTTAGATCGCACTAAAGATCTAAACGATTTTGTGTCGAGACTAGATtgccaaaatttaaaaaatctgGCGGCGGTGCTGTGGTGGAAGGTTGTCGAAAATCTTCTTGTGAAAAGCTTGAAGTGGCTGAAAattactttgagggaagagaaaATGAAGTGAGCAAAAGTTGTCTTATTTCATATAActcttaattaaatatttatatattttaattcttgTTCATATCAGGCATCTCACTTGAATTAAGattctttattttcattatttaaaattatcgtgtaatattttttattaaaaatatcatatcaaatcaactATTGATAATACattttatatatacacacacttgTATACACACATATTTATTAGcgtatataaaattaaataactcttatttaattttttaattaaataatagttaattaattaattatacacTCATCTATCATATTCCATGGGAATTTTGCACATACAGTAATCATCActatcaatattattatttaattagtagattctaaatttattaaataaataattgtaccTTCATTATAACATTTATCGACGATCAAACAAAGTCGATATTACAAactttgttcatataatgaaagtTGAAAATTACGAATGATGAGATCCGCTGGAAAGGGGCGAGCCGGGTAAGGAGCTCCAATCGGATCAAATCAACAATTTATAATGTTTTGGGAATTTTGAATGAAGACAATGGCTTGAATGACACCTGCAAACAATGgaaagaactcgtgaatgggcgccggaggggtttCCGACGTAGCCACTCCGATGATAAAGTcagaagttttttttttttgatgatGAACTTCGAACAATATTTGAGGAGAAATACGTAGAATGCTTAAAGTTCAAAGGTTTTTCAGGATCATTTAATGATattaatacctgctatttataggtgaGGAATGGGTAGTTACCTTGATTCCTGCATCACCTATTAAGTCGGTTTACCAtactagcttctgatgacttctcggacactccaaGCCCAAATTGTTCTGACAGATGGGATGGCCTGTAATGATTGCACTCGAGTGTGGTGCACTTATCGAGATGGTGCTATTCTCGAGATTGCCCAAGTGGTTATGCAACCGGGAAACTTATCAAGAAAGATGAGAAGGACCCGGTCCACTTTACGAGGACCCGGGCTAATAACTGAAAACTTCAACCGGTCGGATAGACTTACCTGGACGCTCCTACCCGGATCCTAAtgggggtatcaccacccatccctaaaatagtcgggctagagcttgactcgctgtcccgattcaATCCTTCCTGTTCACTCTTGGATGGTCATGGCGAATAAATACGAAGCGAAGGAATTCCATCTAAGTGCCTTACATCCCATACTTCGAATTCCTCAATATCTGCCAATTACTATTTCCAAGGAAATCAATCAAACACATCATTACTCATGCATGAGTAAGGATACCGCCGAAAAATCTCTTCATATGCTGAGGTAATGATGAGCCTGCTCCCTCGATATCCATACATGTCTTTTCATCTGTTGGCCCATTTTCCCAGACTTTTCTGATCGTTCGATTGGATTCAAATCCACGGTAGAGATTGATTACCGTTCGTTTATATAATGGGTTGCTTGCTTCCTTTTTTAGCCCATCCAGTAATTCTATTTTCAAAGCATACAATGGCAGGTCCCAGCAGTTCCAAAGCTCCTGATATGGCGGAAGAGTTTATGCAAACCGCTTTTGCAAAGAGCAAGTCTGAACTGGAAGATAAGGTCTTCCATCAAATCCTTCATTACTGGAGGGAACTACAAGGGCTCGAGCTTATACATGAGTGGGAGGAGGCTATCACTCCTCAACTGGTGGCTAAACTGGCCAAATATCGGGAACGCTTGCAGATTCCTGATGAGGAATATCTCTTTGAAGACCGCTACATCCTTCAACTTATGCTTTACAAGGAGAGGaggatcctgcataagcttctCCCCTCGGATGGCTTTGCCAAGGCGTTTACCGGTAGCTCGGTGAAGACCCTGCTCGCTGCATGGATGAAATCGGTTGAAAAGGAGTTTTGTAATGTAGCGGGTAGACCCTTCCCGAATGAATAAAATCTTGTCCTATTTTATTCCCCTTGCTTGCACTTtaatactattattattattttctcaACTAATAATCAATTCTTAAAAACGAAATCTAAAAACCCTCCAGATACAAGATAGGGTATTCCAGCCTCGAGGTCTTAGGTGATAAAATACCGGGCTCGGGATACCCGGGTAATAAAACAAAATGCCATAGTAAAATAGCTTTCCACATGGAAACGCTCACATGGGGAGGATATACCCACACCTCCTAGGTTATGATGATGCCGTGACCTCGATAATTGAAACCACCTTTTTGACTACCCGGAACAATTTACGAGGCATACCCTAATCATCCACGTGTGTGAATTCAATAATGGGTATTTAATGCTGGAAACACTTCAACTGGTCGTGACCCTTTAACTTCTTTTATCCTCTGCATCACgcatctataaataagatagTAACTTTATAGGGGAATCACCCATTCAATATGTCTAGCTCCAGCGATTGTAGTAGTGCGGTCTCCTCCCTTGGTGAGTATAGCCAAATACCTGTGGCACTGCGTCCTTATGTGAAGACTCTGAAAAGGACAATCAAAGAATATATCGAAGTGAAGGTCATGTCCACCTGGTACAAGATACATGACATTAACATTACACACCAAAATGGCCTAGCCCTTAATCGCGCACAAAGGGCAGTAGCAAGAAAATACAGGCGAGAGCTGGGAGTAGCTCGAGTTGTAGACTTAGCCACCGATCAGGTGCTACTGCGTGCAATGCTCTGGAAAGAATGGCACCAGCTGAACAAACTACTAGCTTCTGAGCCATTCACTCCTCTCGTTATCCAGGAAATGACCGACTGGATGAATGAATGGAAGAACGATGTGGCCTCGAAAATGGCCCAGATGTAATATGTAcctttaaatataatatttctaGTTCATATTTGTCTTTTCTTCTATTACAAGAACTTATCTGTCAAACCGAGGTGGTTCGATTTAGCTTCTTTTTGCGTTACAAAATTCACGCCCGAAAATCTAAAACTTCCCGAACTAAAAAATAACGAACACCCGGGGCCTCAAAACCCTCCCGGGCGGGGAAATAACTATCCGGGGCCTAAAACCCTCTCGGACTAAGAAATAAACACCCGGGGCCTCAAACCCTCCCGGGATAAGAAATAAACACCCGGGGCCTCAAACCCTCCCGGGATAAGAAATAAACACCCGCGTCTTGGGATAATCCCAAGGGGTGTCATGGTGCCACGCGCCCCTTTACTCGAAGATCACAAACATTTCGTACTTCGAGGAGTCCATAAATCTGACAATAATCATGGCGTGTGTCCCTTCACCTATCCTCGCGGATTTCGAGGTTTATTTCACCCCTTCGATCTACTTTTAATCAACGATGCAGACCAATTTTCTCTCGTATAAATTCTAACCGCCTCTTCCTGGAGAATCATTTTCAAATTCGAAACTCCGGCGAAGCCCTTGCAAAAAATCCTCTCAAAGCTTTTCTACGAAGTTTCTCTCGTCTCCGGTGCGCCTCTAATACTGCCAGTTTCCCCGACCACCTGTCTTCAAAGTTTGTAAGTCTTTCTTCATAAAATGTCTAACTCTACTTCTTCTACTTCTGGGGCCA contains:
- the LOC140830733 gene encoding superoxide dismutase [Cu-Zn] 2; translated protein: MVKAVVVLNSSEGVNGTVHFLQEGDGPTTVTGRLSGLKPGHHGFHVHALGDTTNGCMSTGPHFNPAGKEHGAPGDEVRHAGDLGNVTVGEDGTAAFTIVDKQIPLSGPHSIIGRAVVVHADPDDLGKGGHELSKSTGNAGGRIACGIIGLQG